The sequence below is a genomic window from Paenibacillus sp. DCT19.
TCAGCAACCCTGGAGAGCTTGAAGTCGGTGTCGTTACCGCGTTTATTGGCGCTCCAATACTAATCATCCTAGCGATGCGATCGAAAGTGCGATCCCTATGAGAGATCAATCCATTGAATTTATTATGGCGGGCAGACGTCACCGACGTCGCCGCTGGATACTCGTCACTAGTCTGCTGGCAGCACTAGCCTGTGTGTTATGCTGCGCTATGCTTTTACTGGGGAATACCATCTATCCGGTAAAAGATGTGATTGCCTCCCTCTCAGGGGAGAAAATCAAAGGTGTTACGTTTGCCGTAAACACGATCCGTTTACCAAGAATGCTGACAGGTCTCCTTGCCGGGTTTGCATTCGGTATTGCAGGGCACACCTTTCAGACCATGTTACGCAATCCGCTAGCGAACCCTAATGTGATCGGCATAACGTCTGGTTCAAGTGCAGCAGCCGTTTTTTGCATCGTTGTGCTTCAAGCGAGTGGGGCAGTCGTTTCCTTAGCCTCCGTAATTGCAGGTCTGGCTACTGTGCTATTCATCTATGTACTCTCTAGAGGAAAAGTGTTCTCCATTGGACGTTTAATTCTAATCGGTATTGGAATTCAGGCGATGCTTGATGCGGTCATATCTTATCTATTACTAGTCAGCTCCGAAAAAGATATTCCTGCCGCAATTCGCTGGCTTACAGGCAGCCTCAACGGTTCTCAGATGAGTGCTCTGCCACCTCTACTGATTACGGTACTTATCTGTTCGCCTATTATCATTCTATTAGGTAAACACTTAAGCATATTGGAGCTTGGTGAACAGTCGGCATTCTCACTCGGCGTGGACACGGACAGAACTAGAATTGCTCTAATTGTAAGTTCTGTTTGCATGGTTGCTATTGCTACAGCAACTACAGGCCCGATTGCCTTTGTCTCCTTCCTTGCGGGACCAATCGCGAAGAGACTCGTCGGTGCGGGGGCGTTGAACAGCATCCCGGCAGGTCTGGTTGGTATTAATCTCGTTCTAGGCGCAGATCTGATCGGGCAGTTTGCTTTTGAATACAGATTCCCCGTAGGCGTCATTACCGGATTACTCGGAGCACCATATCTAATCTTCCTGTTAATCCGAATGAATCGAAAGGGGGAATTATAATGAAACCGACACATGTGTTTGAAGCCAAACAGCTTGTTGCTGGATATGACAATAAAACGATCATTCATGGCGTCGATCTGGTTATTCCGAGCAATAAAATAAGCGTGATTATCGGTTCCAATGGTTGTGGCAAATCCACACTTCTCAAAACCATGGCTCGGCTCATTAAGCCGACATCTGGCAGCATTACGCTGGACGGCAAAGCCATCGGTAAGATTCCACCCAAGCAGTTGGCTCGCGTAGTCGGGCTTCTCCCGCAGTCTCCCATTGTTCCAGAAGGTATCTCCGTTGCGGATCTCGTTGGTCGAGGCAGATTCCCACACCAATCCTTGTTTAGTGGTTGGACGAAGAAGGATTACGAGGCTGTCGCGGAAGCAATGACCATTATGAACATTACCGAGTTCGCCAATCATAACATCGACGAGCTCTCCGGCGGACAACGTCAGCGTGTCTGGATCGCCATGGCGTTAGCGCAACAGACCGACATTCTGTTTCTGGATGAACCAACGACGTTCCTTGATATCACCTATCAAGTGGAGATTCTTGACCTGCTTA
It includes:
- a CDS encoding iron chelate uptake ABC transporter family permease subunit; its protein translation is MRDQSIEFIMAGRRHRRRRWILVTSLLAALACVLCCAMLLLGNTIYPVKDVIASLSGEKIKGVTFAVNTIRLPRMLTGLLAGFAFGIAGHTFQTMLRNPLANPNVIGITSGSSAAAVFCIVVLQASGAVVSLASVIAGLATVLFIYVLSRGKVFSIGRLILIGIGIQAMLDAVISYLLLVSSEKDIPAAIRWLTGSLNGSQMSALPPLLITVLICSPIIILLGKHLSILELGEQSAFSLGVDTDRTRIALIVSSVCMVAIATATTGPIAFVSFLAGPIAKRLVGAGALNSIPAGLVGINLVLGADLIGQFAFEYRFPVGVITGLLGAPYLIFLLIRMNRKGEL
- a CDS encoding ABC transporter ATP-binding protein → MKPTHVFEAKQLVAGYDNKTIIHGVDLVIPSNKISVIIGSNGCGKSTLLKTMARLIKPTSGSITLDGKAIGKIPPKQLARVVGLLPQSPIVPEGISVADLVGRGRFPHQSLFSGWTKKDYEAVAEAMTIMNITEFANHNIDELSGGQRQRVWIAMALAQQTDILFLDEPTTFLDITYQVEILDLLTELNRTHGTTIVMVLHDINLSARYADYIFALHTGKLVAEGTPTEVITSGQVKDIFGLDCTVIEDPISGSPLVVPKGRYHVHGAH